One Camelina sativa cultivar DH55 chromosome 3, Cs, whole genome shotgun sequence genomic window carries:
- the LOC104777483 gene encoding uncharacterized protein LOC104777483, whose protein sequence is MIDPDGFGGRGEDLLRSLLVNDDWIQIGSLILFGQSLILLVADLGIVGDFNGFSDLYDSAGWSLYILIRGIGNVEMVVLMMVSDGDSWMVPTLTIRGLDVLLSSLNICIWRGFISLDLGRFCYSLLVSDFNKGNIVFCGVNLGISTDLEWEGIRIVDSYGFVYWSLWFTLWDSYLIWLGILFEISLSWFGRWISLIFPYDNFQAFSMVLMVRLGIIWIVMGEYMIRYGLLLGEGVSVEVYKRRLAVCLCIISLWFCYSLLLAFLFIFSFFWVFLAGGYISFLRIMAQLVFSKKNATLVRTETVSISSLVLAQRIQQFSMTLIGRLMNPVCQNMESLIANFPKIWKLEERVVGADLGQGVFQFNFEDEEDILSVLQNGPYHFDGWMVSLVRWEPVISSSYPSAINFWVKVLGIPMHLWEVATFEAVGKKLGRIQEVDEETGSLCVSVNGFNPLIFKMVVPFATGDEIVVSLEYEKLNGVCEHCSRITHDSKVCPEVLKGATVQGADLQRDSRGSQRQFPAVKQEQHLNAGGWEKPRKHAKRALDFQSADSSEFGYFPQQRFGGQSSNGNGSHRPRQQEHLQGHAWGQKRSFGEVTGREEGSHRGTHSGNGEGSGKVPGYVLNRKSAGTAWPKPLFKVKQAAVVEHSSMRIDNIVGDPSSSDPPADKEAEGSVVKGDAGADLAMDFEVDNDDLLEDGEFDDMGKSDLNGVQEGAVSPTQGVGGHTDQGSEVQVDQVTDSQGDYDCIPKGEGNKQKLMGKLGNNTVGTKPSDGGRQGKKGMGALPKPPART, encoded by the exons aTGATTGATCCCGACGGGTTTGGGGGGCGAGGAGAGGATCTCCTTCGATCTCTGCTGGTTAATGATGATTGGATTCAGATCGGAAGTCTGATTCTTTTTGGGCAAAGTTTGATTCTGCTGGTTGCAGATCTTGGGATTGTGGGGGACTTTAATGGGTTCTCTGATCTTTATGATTCGGCCGGGTGGAGTTTGTATATTCTTATAAGGGGGATTGGAAATGTCGAGATGGTGGTCTTGATGATGGTATCTGATGGAGATTCGTGGATGGTTCCAACGCTTACAATCAGGGGTTTGGATGTTCTGCTTTCAAGTCTCAATATCTGTATTTGGAGGGGATTCATTTCTCTGGATTTGGGCAGGTTTTGTTATTCTTTGCTAGTATCGGATTTCAATAAGGGAAATATTGTCTTCTGTGGTGTTAATCTCGGGATTTCGACGGATTTGGAGTGGGAGGGAATCCGGATTGTCGACTCCTATGGGTTTGTGTATTGGTCTCTGTGGTTTACTTTATGGGATTCATATCTGATTTGGTTGGGGATTCTGTTTGAGATCTCTTTATCCTGGTTTGGAAGGTGGATATCTTTGATTTTTCCTTATGATAATTTCCAGGCTTTTTCGATGGTTTTGATGGTACGATTGGGGATAATCTGGATAGTAATGGGAGAATATATGATTCGATACGGTCTGCTCTTGGGAGAAGGGGTTAGTGTTGAGGTATATAAACGAAGGCTTGCGGTTTGTTTATGCATCATCTCTCTCTGGTTTTGTTATTCGCTCcttcttgcttttcttttcatcttcagttttttctgggtttttcttGCGGGTGGCTATATTTCTTTTCTGCGAATCATGGCTCAATTGGTTTTCAGCAAGAAGAATGCAACACTGGTTCGTACTGAAACTGTGTCCATCTCCAGTTTGGTTTTGGCTCAGAGAATTCAGCAGTTCTCGATGACCCTTATTGGTAGGCTCATGAATCCGGTGTGTCAGAATATGGAGTCCTTGATAgctaattttccaaaaatttggaAGTTAGAAGAGAGGGTGGTTGGTGCCGATTTAGGTCAGGGGGTTTTTCAGTTTAATTTTGAGGATGAGGAAGATATTTTGTCAGTTTTGCAAAATGGTCCATACCATTTTGATGGTTGGATGGTCTCACTGGTTCGATGGGAGCCAGTCATCTCTTCCTCCTACCCTTCAGCTATCAACTTCTGGGTTAAAGTGTTAGGGATTCCAATGCATTTGTGGGAGGTGGCTACTTTTGAGGCTGTTGGTAAGAAGCTTGGGAGGATTCAAGAGGTTGATGAGGAAACGGGTAGTCTATGTGTGTCAGTTAATGGGTTCAATCCGCTGATCTTCAAGATGGTGGTGCCTTTTGCAACTGGGGACGAGATTGTGGTCTCACTAGAGTATGAGAAATTAAATGGGGTTTGTGAGCATTGTTCCCGGATCACCCATGATTCCAAGGTCTGTCCAGAGGTTCTTAAGGGGGCTACTGTCCAAGGTGCGGATTTGCAGAGGGATAGTCGAGGTAGTCAAAGGCAATTTCCAGCTGTGAAGCAAGAACAGCATCTTAATGCTGGGGGTTGGGAAAAGCCTAGAAAGCATGCTAAGAGGGCCCTGGATTTTCAGTCTGCGGATTCTAGCGAATTTGGATATTTTCCCCAGCAACGTTTTGGAGGTCAGAGTTCTAACGGTAATGGTTCTCACCGTCCTCGTCAACAAGAGCATCTACAGGGTCACGCTTGGGGTCAGAAGAGGAGTTTCGGTGAGGTCACTGGTCGAGAGGAAGGTTCTCATCGCGGTACACATTCAGGGAATGGAGAGGGTTCGGGTAAGGTCCCCGGTTATGTTCTTAACCGAAAGAGTGCTGGTACGGCTTGGCCTAAACCTCTTTTTAAGGTCAAACAGGCGGCTGTTGTGGAGCATAGTTCGATGCGAATTGATAATATTGTGGGAGACCCCAGCTCTAGTGATCCACCAGCGGACAAGGAGGCTGAGGGGAGTGTTGTTAAGGGAGATGCCGGGGCTGATCTGGCTATGGATTTTGAGGTTGACAATGATGACTTGCTTGAGGATGGTGAATTTGATGATATGGGTAAGTCTGATCTTAACGGTGTCCAGGAGGGGGCTGTTTCTCCAACTCAGGGTGTGGGGGGTCATACGGATCAAGGGTCTGAGGTTCAAGTGGATCAGGTTACTGATTCCCAGGGTGATTATGACTGTATTCCGAAAG GTGAAGGGAATAAACAGAAGCTGATGGGGAAACTGGGTAATAATACAGTGGGCACTAAACCTTCGGATGGGGGGCGTCAAGGAAAGAAAGGGATGGGGGCTCTCCCGAAACCGCCGGCTAGAACGTGA